One part of the Oceanihabitans sp. IOP_32 genome encodes these proteins:
- a CDS encoding DUF2851 family protein: MQEDFLHYIWRYKKFNMAAIKTTNNEVVTIVSVGQHNQNSGPDFFNAQLKIGNQLWAGNVEIHKKSSDWFLHNHEQDKAYDTVILHVVWEHDTPVFRKNNSEIPTLELKSYISKCALNNYQQLFSKTKKWINCEQDFESVDSFIVKNWLERLYVERLEQKAAIINRFLDASKNDWEAVLFKMLAKNFGLKVNADAFLSMANSIDYAVVRKQQHSQNNLEALFFGQSGLLNTASEDAYFQNLLSQYQFLKQKFKLSNSNIVPVQFFRLRPSNFPTIRLSQLASLYGKESNLFSKINKVNTLDEFYTLFSVKASSFWESHYTFDKVSKKSKKQLSKAFIDLLMINTIIPIKFAFAKQQGKHIEGRLMELIQQISPEKNGIINKFNALKNLTSSALESQGLLQLKREYCDKNKCLHCAIGTLLLNKN, from the coding sequence ATGCAAGAAGATTTTCTACATTATATATGGAGGTATAAAAAGTTTAATATGGCGGCTATTAAAACTACAAATAATGAGGTGGTTACCATAGTCTCTGTCGGTCAACATAACCAAAACTCTGGACCCGATTTTTTTAATGCACAATTAAAAATAGGTAATCAGCTTTGGGCTGGAAATGTAGAAATTCATAAAAAATCTTCCGATTGGTTTTTGCATAACCATGAACAAGATAAGGCTTACGACACTGTTATTCTGCATGTTGTTTGGGAGCACGATACCCCAGTTTTTAGAAAAAATAATTCAGAAATCCCCACACTAGAGTTAAAAAGCTATATCTCGAAATGCGCTCTAAATAATTATCAGCAATTATTTTCTAAAACTAAAAAGTGGATTAATTGTGAACAAGATTTTGAAAGTGTCGATAGTTTTATTGTTAAAAATTGGTTGGAACGTTTATATGTTGAACGTTTAGAGCAAAAGGCAGCAATAATAAATAGATTTTTAGATGCTTCTAAAAACGATTGGGAAGCTGTTCTTTTTAAAATGTTGGCTAAAAATTTCGGACTAAAAGTAAATGCCGATGCGTTTTTAAGTATGGCAAACAGTATCGACTACGCTGTTGTTAGAAAGCAGCAGCATAGTCAAAACAATTTAGAAGCTTTGTTTTTTGGGCAATCTGGTTTGTTAAATACAGCTTCGGAAGATGCTTATTTTCAAAATCTACTTAGTCAATACCAATTTTTAAAACAAAAATTTAAATTATCTAATAGCAATATCGTGCCTGTACAGTTTTTTAGGCTGCGACCTTCAAACTTCCCGACTATTCGTTTGTCGCAACTGGCAAGTTTATACGGAAAGGAGAGCAATTTATTTTCAAAAATTAATAAGGTTAATACATTAGACGAATTTTACACCCTTTTTTCAGTAAAGGCCTCATCGTTTTGGGAGTCGCATTACACATTCGATAAAGTCTCAAAAAAGTCTAAAAAGCAACTCAGCAAAGCCTTTATAGACTTGTTAATGATTAATACCATAATCCCCATTAAATTTGCTTTCGCAAAGCAACAAGGTAAACATATTGAAGGTCGTCTTATGGAATTAATACAACAAATAAGCCCAGAAAAAAACGGTATTATAAACAAGTTTAATGCCTTAAAAAACCTGACATCTTCAGCGTTAGAATCGCAGGGGCTGTTACAGTTAAAGCGGGAGTATTGCGATAAAAATAAATGTTTACATTGCGCTATAGGCACTTTACTTTTAAACAAGAATTGA
- a CDS encoding PspC domain-containing protein, with amino-acid sequence MNIFYRALLYFQKRGFYVCQRIADRLGIRAKVVRISFMYLTFVTVGFGFALYLFMAFWMRIKDLIYTKRSSVFDL; translated from the coding sequence ATGAATATATTTTACAGAGCATTATTGTATTTTCAAAAAAGAGGCTTTTACGTGTGTCAGCGCATAGCAGACAGGCTTGGTATTCGGGCCAAGGTTGTACGCATTTCATTTATGTATTTAACCTTTGTAACTGTGGGATTTGGTTTTGCACTGTATCTGTTTATGGCTTTTTGGATGCGTATAAAAGATCTTATTTATACGAAACGTTCGTCTGTTTTTGATTTATGA
- a CDS encoding ComEA family DNA-binding protein — MQHLKSHFKFTRKQRKGIFLLLCLIILLQVAFFFGAPLVFNSEIKGGSENQKQLDKVIQEIDSLKLLEIENRKPKVIPFNPNFISDYKGASLGMSNLEIDRLHHFRKQNQWVYSAKEFQQVTKISDSLLNSIAPYFKFPEWVTHPKPKANATAYYHTQKTFAQKDDLNTATAKQLQEVNGVGAYYSEQILRYRNKFIGGFIDDVQLTDIPGLTPEVIKNITDRFTVKTPRIIKRLDINKAQIEELVTVQFIDYDLAYEIVEQRDLRGGYRSLDELTKVKGFPVNKLEIIKLYLLIEKENI, encoded by the coding sequence ATGCAACATCTTAAATCCCATTTCAAGTTTACAAGAAAACAGCGAAAAGGGATTTTTCTTTTACTGTGTTTAATCATATTGTTACAAGTGGCCTTTTTTTTTGGTGCACCTTTAGTTTTTAACAGTGAAATAAAAGGGGGTTCAGAAAATCAAAAGCAATTAGACAAGGTTATTCAGGAAATAGATTCCCTTAAATTGTTGGAAATTGAGAACAGGAAACCAAAAGTGATTCCATTCAATCCCAATTTTATAAGCGATTATAAAGGTGCGTCTTTAGGAATGTCGAATCTAGAAATAGATAGGTTGCATCATTTTAGAAAGCAAAACCAATGGGTGTACTCTGCAAAGGAGTTTCAGCAAGTCACTAAAATATCCGATTCGCTCTTAAATTCTATAGCACCGTATTTTAAATTTCCAGAATGGGTTACACATCCTAAACCTAAAGCTAATGCAACCGCATATTATCATACGCAAAAAACTTTTGCTCAAAAGGATGACTTAAACACCGCTACGGCAAAGCAGTTACAAGAAGTTAACGGTGTAGGGGCTTATTATTCAGAGCAAATTTTAAGGTATAGGAATAAATTTATTGGGGGTTTTATTGATGATGTTCAGCTTACGGATATTCCAGGATTAACCCCAGAAGTTATTAAAAACATAACCGATCGGTTTACCGTTAAAACACCTAGAATAATAAAAAGGCTGGATATTAATAAAGCTCAAATTGAAGAGCTTGTAACGGTTCAGTTTATCGATTACGATTTAGCCTACGAAATCGTTGAACAAAGAGACTTAAGAGGTGGTTATAGAAGCTTAGACGAATTAACAAAAGTTAAAGGCTTTCCGGTAAATAAATTAGAGATTATTAAATTATATTTGCTAATTGAAAAAGAAAATATATGA
- a CDS encoding alanine/glycine:cation symporter family protein, whose translation MKKALLSIFTLLLPFLSFTQEATEKGIDQIIDERFGDATGWFVSAVFYQIPFSENVRVFWVLFPLILGALYFTIYFKFINFRGFSTSLNIVRGRYDDLEGREDHKVEIQKSEFTNDEDNPDTIRVEGHEGEVSHFQALTAALSATVGLGNIAGVAIAVSIGGAGATFWMIVAGFLGMASKFVECTLGVKYRDIEDDGTVYGGPMYYLTKGLKSKGLGGLGKVLAVLFAIFVIGGSFGGGNMFQVNQAFQLVENITGGENSILHGNGWAFGLVMSVLVGIVIIGGIKKIAKVTDKIVPFMVVIYVAAALYVIFSNLNMVGDAFVQIFNGAFNPEGIAGGVVGVLVQGFRRAAFSNEAGIGSSSIAHSAVKTKYAASEGMVALLEPFIDTVIVCTMTALVLIITGNVTAENATLNDTQAILLTSGAFESAISWFPYVLAVAVVLFAFSTMISWSYYGFQGWSYLFGRTKKAEYIYKTLFCIFVIIGAAASLGSVIGFSDAMIFAMMVPNMVGLVILAPRVKEELNKYMKAIKDRT comes from the coding sequence ATGAAGAAGGCCCTTCTTTCGATTTTCACTTTACTACTACCTTTTTTATCTTTTACTCAAGAAGCTACCGAAAAAGGAATCGATCAAATTATTGATGAACGATTTGGTGACGCAACAGGTTGGTTTGTGAGTGCTGTTTTTTATCAAATTCCTTTTTCTGAGAATGTGAGAGTTTTTTGGGTTTTATTTCCCTTGATTTTAGGAGCCCTTTACTTTACAATATATTTTAAGTTTATAAACTTTAGAGGTTTTTCTACCTCGCTAAATATTGTTAGAGGTCGATATGACGATTTGGAGGGCCGAGAAGATCATAAAGTTGAAATTCAAAAATCTGAATTTACTAACGATGAAGACAATCCAGATACTATTAGAGTGGAAGGCCACGAAGGCGAGGTGTCGCATTTTCAAGCATTAACAGCAGCCTTATCTGCAACCGTAGGTTTGGGTAATATTGCTGGTGTTGCTATTGCAGTTTCCATTGGTGGTGCTGGCGCAACATTTTGGATGATTGTTGCTGGTTTTCTTGGGATGGCTTCAAAATTTGTAGAGTGTACACTTGGTGTTAAGTATAGAGATATTGAAGACGATGGTACTGTTTACGGTGGTCCTATGTATTATTTAACCAAAGGCCTAAAGTCTAAAGGTCTGGGTGGTCTGGGTAAAGTATTAGCCGTATTATTTGCTATTTTTGTTATTGGTGGCTCCTTTGGTGGAGGAAATATGTTTCAGGTAAATCAAGCTTTTCAGCTTGTGGAAAATATTACAGGAGGCGAGAATTCTATTCTTCATGGCAATGGCTGGGCATTCGGTCTAGTAATGTCTGTTTTAGTTGGTATTGTAATTATAGGGGGTATTAAAAAAATAGCCAAAGTAACCGATAAGATTGTGCCTTTTATGGTGGTTATTTATGTGGCAGCTGCCTTATATGTAATCTTCTCAAACTTAAACATGGTAGGCGATGCTTTTGTTCAAATCTTTAATGGTGCATTTAATCCAGAAGGTATTGCCGGTGGAGTTGTAGGGGTATTGGTTCAAGGGTTTAGGCGTGCAGCATTTTCAAACGAAGCCGGTATTGGGTCGTCTTCAATTGCCCATTCTGCCGTAAAAACAAAATACGCAGCTAGCGAAGGCATGGTCGCCTTACTAGAGCCTTTTATCGATACGGTTATAGTTTGTACCATGACCGCATTAGTTTTAATAATTACAGGGAATGTAACAGCTGAAAATGCCACATTAAACGATACTCAAGCTATTTTGTTAACTTCTGGAGCTTTTGAGTCTGCTATTTCTTGGTTCCCCTATGTTTTGGCTGTTGCCGTAGTTTTATTTGCATTTAGTACCATGATATCCTGGTCTTATTACGGTTTCCAGGGGTGGTCTTATTTATTTGGAAGAACTAAAAAAGCAGAGTATATCTACAAAACATTATTTTGCATATTTGTTATTATTGGAGCAGCGGCAAGCTTAGGCTCTGTTATCGGATTTTCAGACGCGATGATTTTTGCTATGATGGTTCCCAATATGGTTGGTTTAGTTATTCTGGCTCCTAGAGTTAAGGAAGAATTAAATAAATATATGAAAGCTATAAAGGATAGAACTTAA
- a CDS encoding potassium channel family protein — protein sequence MKINNNFFLTKQYIAVFLLVFLVSVGVLGYRLLSSYTWIDALYMTVITISTVGFKEVQPLDDATKIFTIFLILTSVFILGYVITVITAYIISKSNLEDSKQKKMQKKINAFKNHIIICGYGRNGKQAATKLLAYNKTFVIIEQDKELVDKYKNELVPFVLGDASEDEVLLQAGVDRASCLITALPNDADNLFIVLSARQLNNKINIISRASQETSRHKLKLAGANNVILPDVIGGDHMASLVVVPGLMEFVDNLSIVGKTNINIEEVAVAKLTREVKTIRDLDLRKRTGCTVIGYKDENGEYLVNPEADLDLDPKSKIVVIGRPEQIELLNNTYNIS from the coding sequence ATGAAAATAAATAATAATTTCTTTTTAACGAAGCAGTATATAGCTGTTTTCTTGTTGGTTTTTCTGGTAAGTGTTGGTGTTTTGGGCTATAGATTATTATCTAGTTACACTTGGATTGATGCGCTTTACATGACCGTAATAACCATTTCGACAGTGGGTTTTAAGGAGGTACAGCCTTTGGACGACGCCACTAAAATATTTACGATATTTTTAATTCTTACTAGTGTTTTTATTTTAGGATACGTGATTACTGTAATTACAGCATATATAATAAGCAAGAGTAATTTAGAAGATTCAAAACAAAAAAAAATGCAAAAGAAAATAAATGCTTTTAAAAATCATATTATAATTTGTGGCTACGGAAGAAATGGTAAACAAGCTGCAACTAAACTGTTGGCTTACAATAAAACTTTTGTAATCATTGAGCAGGATAAAGAACTTGTAGATAAATATAAAAATGAATTGGTGCCCTTTGTATTGGGAGATGCCAGCGAAGACGAGGTGCTATTACAAGCAGGTGTAGATCGGGCATCTTGTTTAATTACGGCATTGCCTAACGATGCAGATAATTTGTTTATCGTGCTTTCTGCAAGGCAGTTAAATAATAAAATAAATATTATAAGCCGAGCTTCTCAAGAAACGTCACGGCATAAATTAAAATTAGCTGGTGCTAATAATGTGATACTTCCAGATGTCATTGGAGGCGATCATATGGCATCGTTGGTAGTTGTGCCTGGGTTAATGGAGTTTGTTGATAATTTATCTATTGTTGGTAAAACCAATATAAATATTGAAGAGGTAGCAGTGGCAAAATTAACCAGAGAAGTTAAAACAATTAGAGATTTAGATCTAAGAAAAAGAACAGGATGTACAGTTATTGGTTATAAAGACGAAAACGGAGAGTATCTGGTAAACCCAGAGGCCGATTTAGATTTAGATCCAAAATCTAAAATTGTGGTTATAGGGCGCCCAGAACAAATAGAATTGCTTAATAATACCTACAATATAAGTTAA
- a CDS encoding acyl-CoA dehydrogenase family protein yields the protein MNTMYFTEEHVLFRESLQDFLKKEVVPHIDKWERDGKIERFIWKKFGDMGFFGINYPETYGGLNLDLFYTVIFLEELQKVNSGGFAAAIWAHCYLAMTHLNAEGDQTIKTRYLTPSISGDKIGCLCITEPFGGSDVAGMRTTAVKDGEHYIINGSKTFITNGVESDYLIVAAKTKPELGNKGISIFVIDRETPGISATKLDKLGWRASDTGEIAFDQVKIPSANLLGEENKGFAYIMQHFSLERLIMGVNAHARAEFALEYALQYMSERTAFGKTIDKFQALRHTVAELYTDMEICKAFNYSVAYRLNKGEYVVKEATMSKLKSTKMADEVIYECLQFLGGYGYMEDYPMARLFRDSRLGPIGGGTSEILKEIIAKIVIDKRDYKPIT from the coding sequence ATGAATACAATGTACTTTACCGAAGAGCATGTGCTTTTTAGAGAAAGTTTGCAGGATTTTTTAAAAAAAGAAGTCGTTCCACATATCGATAAATGGGAGAGAGATGGAAAAATTGAGCGTTTTATTTGGAAGAAGTTTGGCGATATGGGCTTTTTTGGTATAAATTACCCAGAGACCTATGGCGGACTAAATTTAGATCTATTTTATACCGTAATATTTTTAGAAGAGCTTCAAAAAGTAAATTCCGGTGGTTTTGCAGCGGCTATTTGGGCACATTGTTATTTAGCCATGACGCATCTTAATGCCGAGGGCGATCAAACGATTAAAACCCGTTACTTAACTCCAAGTATCTCTGGCGACAAAATTGGCTGTTTGTGTATAACCGAACCTTTTGGGGGTAGTGATGTAGCAGGCATGCGCACCACAGCAGTTAAAGACGGAGAGCACTATATTATAAACGGATCTAAAACCTTTATTACAAACGGTGTAGAAAGTGATTATTTAATAGTAGCTGCCAAGACCAAACCAGAATTAGGTAACAAAGGTATTAGTATTTTTGTAATCGATAGAGAAACACCGGGTATATCGGCAACTAAGCTCGACAAACTGGGTTGGCGTGCATCCGATACTGGTGAAATTGCTTTCGATCAGGTAAAGATTCCATCAGCAAATTTATTAGGTGAGGAAAACAAAGGATTCGCTTACATTATGCAGCATTTCTCTTTAGAACGTTTAATTATGGGGGTTAATGCACATGCGCGAGCCGAATTTGCTTTAGAGTATGCCTTGCAATACATGTCTGAACGTACTGCGTTCGGAAAAACCATTGATAAATTTCAAGCCTTACGCCATACCGTAGCAGAATTATATACCGATATGGAAATCTGTAAAGCTTTTAATTATTCTGTAGCCTACAGACTAAATAAAGGTGAATATGTGGTGAAAGAAGCGACCATGTCTAAGCTAAAATCTACCAAAATGGCAGATGAGGTGATCTATGAATGCTTACAGTTTTTGGGCGGTTATGGTTATATGGAAGACTATCCAATGGCCAGACTTTTTCGCGATAGTAGATTAGGACCAATAGGAGGTGGCACCTCTGAAATCTTAAAAGAGATTATCGCAAAAATCGTTATTGATAAACGCGATTATAAACCCATAACCTAA